A single region of the Synechococcus sp. HK05 genome encodes:
- the bchL gene encoding ferredoxin:protochlorophyllide reductase (ATP-dependent) iron-sulfur ATP-binding protein, with protein MTTTLTRPDGEGSVQVHQEAGLQIEEGALVIAVYGKGGIGKSTTSSNLSAAFSKLGKRVLQIGCDPKHDSTFTLTKQMVPTVIDILETVDFHTEELRPEDFVFEGFNGVQCVESGGPPAGTGCGGYVTGQTVKLLKEHHLLEDTDVVIFDVLGDVVCGGFAAPLQHAHYCLIVTANDFDSIFAMNRIIAAIQAKAKNYKVRLGGVVANRSKDTDQIDRFNDRVGMRTMAHFPDLDAIRRSRLKKCTIFEMESTPEVEAVQNEYLRLAQSMLESVKPLEAEPLKDREIFDLLGFD; from the coding sequence ATGACCACCACGCTCACGCGGCCCGATGGTGAAGGCAGCGTTCAGGTGCACCAGGAGGCCGGCCTCCAGATCGAGGAGGGAGCCCTGGTGATTGCCGTTTACGGCAAGGGCGGCATCGGCAAGAGCACCACCAGCTCCAACCTCTCGGCTGCTTTCTCCAAGCTGGGCAAGCGGGTGCTGCAGATCGGCTGCGATCCCAAGCACGACAGCACCTTCACGCTCACCAAGCAGATGGTGCCCACGGTGATCGACATCCTCGAAACCGTGGATTTCCACACCGAGGAGCTGCGCCCGGAAGATTTCGTGTTCGAGGGCTTCAACGGTGTGCAGTGCGTGGAGTCGGGCGGCCCGCCGGCCGGCACCGGTTGCGGCGGCTATGTGACTGGCCAAACCGTGAAGCTGCTCAAGGAGCATCACCTGCTGGAAGACACCGATGTGGTGATCTTTGACGTGCTCGGCGATGTGGTGTGCGGCGGCTTTGCGGCCCCCTTGCAGCACGCCCACTACTGCCTGATCGTGACCGCGAACGATTTTGATTCGATCTTCGCGATGAACCGGATCATTGCGGCGATTCAGGCCAAAGCCAAGAACTACAAGGTGCGTCTGGGCGGTGTGGTGGCCAACCGCTCCAAAGACACCGACCAGATCGATCGCTTCAACGACCGCGTGGGCATGCGCACCATGGCCCACTTCCCCGACCTCGATGCGATCCGCCGTTCACGCCTGAAGAAGTGCACGATCTTCGAGATGGAGTCCACCCCCGAGGTTGAGGCGGTGCAGAACGAATACCTGCGCCTGGCGCAATCGATGCTCGAGAGCGTGAAGCCGCTCGAGGCCGAACCCCTCAAAGACCGCGAGATCTTCGATCTGCTGGGCTTCGATTAG
- a CDS encoding protochlorophyllide reductase, with translation MVASSSASSSSSSPGAVLITGTTSGVGLNATKALVERGWTVVTANRDPVRAAAAADALGIPSDRLHHLRIDLGDLESVRVGVETLVSSLGFGLDALVINAAVYKPRLKEPERSPQGYELSMATNHLGHFLLIQLLLPDLQRSQHPSRRVVILGTVTANSKELGGKIPIPAPADLGDLSGFKAGFKAPIAMANGKPFKPGKAYKDSKLCNMITTQELHRRLHASTGIVFSSLYPGCVADTPLFRNTPKAFQTIFPWFQKNITGGYVSQALAGERVAQVVADPEFAASGVHWSWGNRQKKEGKQFSQELSDKASNPDTAIGVWEESMKLVGLA, from the coding sequence ATGGTGGCCAGCAGCAGCGCATCCAGCTCCAGCAGCAGCCCCGGCGCTGTGTTGATCACAGGCACCACCTCCGGGGTGGGCCTCAATGCCACCAAAGCGCTGGTGGAGCGCGGTTGGACCGTGGTGACCGCCAACCGTGATCCCGTGCGGGCCGCCGCCGCCGCCGATGCCCTCGGCATCCCCAGCGATCGGCTGCATCACCTGCGCATTGATCTCGGTGATCTCGAGAGCGTGCGGGTGGGTGTGGAAACCCTGGTGAGCTCCCTGGGCTTCGGCCTTGATGCCCTGGTGATCAATGCCGCCGTGTACAAGCCGCGGCTGAAGGAGCCCGAGCGCTCCCCCCAGGGCTATGAGCTCTCGATGGCCACCAACCACCTGGGCCATTTCCTGCTGATCCAGCTGCTGCTGCCCGATCTACAGCGCTCCCAGCACCCCTCCCGCCGGGTGGTGATCCTGGGCACCGTGACCGCGAACTCCAAGGAGCTGGGGGGCAAGATCCCCATCCCCGCCCCCGCAGACCTGGGCGATCTCAGCGGCTTCAAGGCTGGCTTCAAGGCGCCGATCGCCATGGCCAATGGCAAGCCGTTCAAGCCCGGCAAGGCCTACAAAGACAGCAAGCTCTGCAACATGATCACCACGCAGGAGCTGCACCGCCGCCTGCACGCCTCCACCGGCATCGTGTTCAGCTCGCTCTACCCCGGCTGCGTGGCGGATACGCCCCTGTTCCGCAACACCCCCAAGGCGTTCCAAACGATCTTCCCCTGGTTCCAGAAGAACATCACCGGCGGCTACGTGAGCCAGGCCCTCGCCGGCGAGCGGGTGGCCCAGGTGGTGGCGGATCCAGAGTTTGCCGCTTCCGGCGTGCACTGGAGCTGGGGCAACCGCCAGAAGAAAGAGGGCAAGCAGTTCAGCCAGGAGCTCTCCGATAAGGCCAGCAATCCCGACACGGCCATCGGGGTGTGGGAGGAATCGATGAAGCTGGTGGGGCTGGCCTGA
- the psaM gene encoding photosystem I reaction center subunit XII — MTSLTQAEVLIALVVAAHAGVLAVRLAASLYRA, encoded by the coding sequence ATGACGTCCCTCACCCAGGCCGAAGTGCTGATTGCCCTGGTGGTGGCTGCCCATGCGGGCGTGCTCGCCGTGCGTCTGGCGGCCAGCCTCTACCGCGCCTGA
- a CDS encoding CRR6 family NdhI maturation factor — MSPAGPLLIAQQQVLERSLAPLEPWFSLEPEALLQQSGSLELTFEWPRASDDPRELSEIPELRVWSLRADALCPWLPLLLDRSSGQLTRHVAMLLPHSFSRSEGIRFAPDSLELWMTHRLFLLDHWSRGHGLNCRGNLEQMAAVLGFELDGSFWQGLS, encoded by the coding sequence TTGTCCCCTGCAGGACCCCTGTTGATCGCTCAGCAGCAGGTGCTGGAGCGCAGCCTCGCCCCGCTGGAGCCCTGGTTTTCCCTGGAGCCGGAAGCACTGCTGCAACAGAGCGGCAGCCTCGAGCTCACGTTCGAGTGGCCTCGCGCCAGCGACGATCCCCGCGAGCTCTCCGAAATCCCGGAGCTGCGGGTCTGGAGTCTGCGGGCGGATGCCCTGTGTCCCTGGCTGCCGTTGTTGCTGGATCGCAGCAGCGGCCAACTCACGCGGCATGTGGCGATGCTGCTGCCCCACAGCTTCAGCCGCAGCGAGGGTATTCGCTTTGCGCCCGACAGCCTCGAGCTGTGGATGACCCACCGGTTGTTTCTGCTCGATCACTGGTCGCGCGGCCACGGCCTCAATTGCCGTGGCAATCTCGAACAGATGGCGGCGGTGCTCGGTTTTGAGCTCGATGGCAGCTTCTGGCAGGGGCTCAGCTGA
- a CDS encoding sulfite exporter TauE/SafE family protein encodes MPWDLLPLLPLGLLAGLLSGLLGIGGGLIFSPLLLAVGLTPHQALATSTLAILPTTLAGSWAHLRSGQVPARAVLAIAGGAIAGALVFSQAGDDLEDWHLLGLQALMYGVLALVIAPRRSDQAEAPDHLPLAGLSGVGLVAGWSSGLLGVGGGLVMVPLMVQGLGIRVYQAIRLSTIAVCASAATAAITFTSDGRGNLGIGLLLGGAAAVAAQWSASRLQSVSEAKLVWLLRLLCVLLALDATRRAVQLALS; translated from the coding sequence ATGCCCTGGGACCTGCTGCCGCTGCTGCCCCTGGGGTTGCTGGCGGGCCTGCTCTCCGGCCTGCTCGGCATCGGCGGTGGGTTGATCTTTTCGCCGCTGCTGCTGGCCGTGGGTCTCACGCCCCACCAGGCCCTGGCCACCAGCACCCTGGCGATCCTGCCCACCACCCTGGCGGGCAGCTGGGCCCATCTGCGCAGCGGCCAGGTGCCCGCGCGGGCCGTGCTGGCCATTGCCGGCGGCGCGATCGCCGGGGCGCTGGTGTTCAGCCAGGCAGGTGATGACCTGGAGGACTGGCATCTCTTGGGACTGCAGGCGCTGATGTACGGCGTGCTGGCCCTGGTGATCGCGCCGCGCCGCAGCGACCAGGCCGAGGCGCCGGACCATCTGCCCTTGGCTGGCCTGAGCGGTGTGGGCCTGGTGGCGGGATGGTCGAGCGGGCTGCTGGGGGTGGGAGGGGGCTTGGTGATGGTGCCGCTGATGGTGCAGGGCCTGGGGATTCGCGTGTATCAGGCGATCCGGCTGAGCACGATCGCGGTGTGCGCCTCAGCGGCAACCGCCGCGATCACCTTCACCAGCGATGGCCGGGGCAACCTCGGCATCGGTCTGCTGCTCGGGGGGGCCGCCGCCGTGGCCGCCCAATGGTCGGCGTCGCGGCTGCAATCGGTGAGCGAAGCCAAGCTGGTGTGGCTGCTGCGGCTGCTCTGCGTGCTGCTGGCGTTGGACGCCACCCGCCGAGCGGTGCAGCTAGCCCTCAGCTGA
- a CDS encoding lipoate--protein ligase family protein — protein MSEAGPWRWIPPITAAAATQMAIDRWMLQQLLAGGPPLLRLYRWSAPALSLGRHQQRWPAHWRHAAGVELVRRPSGGRAVLHAGELTYALVLRPEQRDREAVYRHCCRWLQEALALAGEPLQFGVASPAAAAQRSSCFATATAADLVSASGAKRIGSAQLWHGGALLQHGSLLLDPPLSLWKQLFGADPPPLAPLAWSADQLEPLLRRAAEQHLCSGGLLSQPLSPAEWEAVLALEPLGRV, from the coding sequence TTGAGCGAGGCTGGGCCCTGGCGCTGGATTCCGCCGATCACGGCCGCGGCGGCCACCCAGATGGCGATCGACCGCTGGATGCTGCAGCAACTGCTGGCGGGTGGGCCGCCGCTGCTGCGGCTCTACCGCTGGAGCGCTCCGGCCCTCTCCCTCGGCCGTCACCAGCAGCGCTGGCCAGCGCACTGGCGCCACGCGGCCGGTGTGGAGCTGGTGCGGCGACCCAGCGGCGGCCGGGCGGTGCTCCACGCCGGCGAACTCACCTATGCGCTGGTGCTTCGGCCCGAGCAACGCGATCGCGAAGCGGTGTATCGCCACTGCTGCCGCTGGTTACAGGAGGCGTTGGCCCTGGCTGGGGAGCCACTCCAGTTCGGTGTGGCAAGCCCTGCAGCAGCGGCCCAGCGCAGCAGCTGTTTTGCCACCGCCACCGCCGCCGATCTGGTGAGCGCCAGCGGTGCCAAGCGGATCGGCAGCGCCCAGCTCTGGCACGGCGGCGCCCTGCTGCAACACGGCAGCCTGCTGCTGGATCCGCCCTTGTCCCTCTGGAAGCAGCTGTTTGGAGCGGATCCACCACCTTTGGCCCCCCTGGCCTGGAGTGCCGATCAGCTGGAGCCGCTGTTGCGCCGAGCCGCGGAGCAGCACCTCTGCAGCGGCGGCTTGCTCAGCCAGCCCCTCAGTCCGGCCGAATGGGAGGCCGTGCTTGCCCTGGAACCCCTGGGGCGGGTGTAA
- a CDS encoding site-2 protease family protein: MGEGWQLLKIRGIPLRIHPSWFVILGLATVAFQQQYSQQLSGSGSSLALWGLGLLTAVLLFVSVLLHELGHSLVALQQGVQVRSITLFLLGGVASVERECPTAIGSLLVAAAGPLVSLVLAALLLASGHSVAHASPLLGAMVNELGGLNLVLALFNLLPGLPLDGGLILKALVWQFSGSQRKGTQVATATGRFLSLLAIGLGVVLLLRGASVGGLWLMLLGWFGLGAARNQSQLLALQGVLRQLKVKDAAQRRFRVLEADSTLKQLSRLRQSDGPGLPDWLLVTRQGRWQGFISDEPLQQLPVQRWEQEQVGDHLQPLDQLPQISAEAPLWQAVLRLDQPDTPRLLVLGPAGLPSGTLERPELAERVLETLGVRLPQPILEAARRQGVYPLGMGLAPVARSIEASGEG, encoded by the coding sequence GTGGGCGAGGGCTGGCAGCTGCTGAAGATCCGCGGCATCCCCCTGCGCATTCATCCCAGCTGGTTCGTGATCCTTGGTTTGGCCACCGTGGCCTTCCAACAGCAATACAGCCAGCAGCTGAGCGGCAGTGGCAGCAGCCTGGCGCTCTGGGGGCTAGGCCTCCTCACGGCCGTGCTGCTGTTCGTGTCGGTGCTGCTCCACGAGCTGGGCCATTCCCTAGTGGCGCTGCAGCAGGGCGTGCAGGTGCGCAGCATCACCCTGTTTTTGCTCGGTGGCGTGGCCAGCGTGGAGCGAGAGTGCCCCACCGCCATCGGCTCACTGCTGGTGGCCGCCGCCGGGCCGTTGGTGAGCCTGGTGCTGGCGGCGCTGCTCCTGGCCAGCGGCCACAGCGTTGCCCATGCCTCTCCGCTGCTGGGGGCGATGGTGAACGAACTGGGCGGCCTCAACCTGGTGCTCGCCCTGTTCAACCTGCTGCCCGGCCTACCCCTCGATGGGGGCCTGATCCTGAAGGCGCTGGTGTGGCAGTTCAGCGGCAGCCAGCGCAAAGGCACCCAGGTGGCCACCGCCACGGGCCGCTTCCTCTCGCTGCTGGCGATCGGTCTGGGGGTGGTGTTGCTGCTGCGGGGCGCCAGCGTGGGGGGCCTGTGGCTGATGCTTCTCGGCTGGTTTGGCCTCGGCGCCGCCCGCAACCAAAGCCAACTGCTGGCCCTGCAGGGGGTGCTGCGGCAGCTCAAAGTGAAAGACGCTGCCCAACGCCGCTTCCGCGTGCTGGAAGCCGACAGCACCCTCAAACAACTCAGCCGGCTGCGCCAGAGCGATGGCCCCGGCCTGCCGGACTGGCTGCTGGTCACACGCCAAGGCCGCTGGCAAGGCTTTATCAGTGATGAACCCCTGCAGCAATTACCGGTGCAGCGCTGGGAGCAGGAGCAGGTGGGCGATCACCTGCAACCCCTCGATCAACTGCCTCAGATCAGCGCCGAGGCACCGCTGTGGCAAGCGGTGCTGCGCCTCGATCAACCCGACACGCCACGGCTATTGGTGCTCGGCCCCGCCGGGCTCCCCAGCGGCACCCTCGAGCGGCCCGAGCTAGCAGAGCGCGTGCTCGAAACCTTGGGTGTGCGCCTACCCCAGCCGATCCTGGAGGCAGCCCGCCGCCAGGGGGTGTACCCGCTGGGGATGGGACTAGCCCCCGTGGCCCGCAGCATCGAAGCCAGCGGCGAAGGCTGA
- a CDS encoding phosphoribosylanthranilate isomerase produces the protein MFIPPAAQPWLKVCGLRSTEQAAAVAALGADAIGVIAVPPSPRWLAPERRPALFQAMAAARPGCLGVLVVADPEDGDLPQMGPEAGHQVLQLHGSETPERCAALRQRLGPELMLWKALRIRSQQDLVQAEAYAAVVDALLLDAWEPDQLGGTGHRIPIEWLEGFQPSLPWWLAGGITPESLPNALQALAMNPPVGVDASSGVERAPGDKNLDRVAQLVTAVAAFRQDRPT, from the coding sequence ATGTTCATCCCTCCTGCCGCGCAGCCCTGGCTCAAGGTGTGCGGCCTGCGCAGCACGGAGCAGGCCGCTGCCGTGGCGGCCTTGGGCGCCGATGCCATCGGCGTGATCGCAGTGCCACCATCGCCGCGTTGGCTAGCGCCGGAGCGGCGCCCTGCCCTGTTTCAGGCGATGGCGGCGGCCCGGCCCGGTTGCCTGGGAGTGTTGGTGGTGGCGGATCCAGAGGATGGTGATCTGCCTCAGATGGGGCCGGAAGCGGGGCATCAGGTGCTGCAGCTCCATGGCAGCGAAACCCCCGAGCGTTGCGCCGCGCTGCGGCAGCGGTTGGGGCCCGAGCTGATGCTTTGGAAGGCGCTGCGCATCCGCAGCCAGCAGGATCTAGTGCAGGCGGAGGCCTATGCCGCGGTGGTGGATGCCCTGCTGCTCGATGCTTGGGAGCCTGATCAGCTCGGTGGCACCGGCCACCGCATCCCGATCGAATGGCTGGAGGGGTTCCAGCCCTCGCTGCCCTGGTGGCTAGCCGGTGGGATCACGCCCGAAAGCCTTCCCAATGCGCTGCAGGCGCTGGCGATGAACCCTCCGGTGGGGGTGGATGCCTCCAGCGGCGTGGAGCGTGCCCCCGGCGACAAAAACCTCGATCGGGTGGCCCAGCTCGTGACGGCCGTTGCCGCCTTCCGCCAGGATCGCCCCACCTGA
- the folE gene encoding GTP cyclohydrolase I produces MTSTLPSSVSGQLAPVSRRIRDRLEAAGVPYLANDNISEHLEEGELDQLEIEVAGKVRELLRSLVIDIDNDHNTEETAERVARMYLHEVFKGRYHQQPKIASFPNVKKLDEIYTVGPITVRSACSHHLVPILGNCWIGIKPGDRVIGLSKFSRVADWVFSRPHIQEEAVMILADEIERLCEPQGLAILVKAQHYCMKWRGVKEPQTSMVNSVVRGDFRHDPSLKAEFFELVKQQESLLLH; encoded by the coding sequence ATGACTTCTACTCTTCCTTCAAGCGTTTCCGGCCAGCTGGCTCCCGTGAGCCGCCGTATTCGCGATCGTCTTGAAGCCGCTGGCGTGCCCTATCTCGCCAACGACAACATCTCTGAGCACCTCGAAGAGGGTGAGCTCGACCAGCTCGAGATCGAAGTGGCTGGCAAGGTGCGCGAGCTGCTGCGCAGCCTGGTGATCGATATCGACAACGATCACAACACCGAGGAAACAGCCGAGCGTGTCGCTCGCATGTACCTCCACGAAGTGTTCAAGGGTCGTTATCACCAGCAACCCAAGATCGCCAGCTTCCCCAATGTGAAGAAGCTGGATGAGATCTACACCGTGGGCCCGATCACAGTGCGTTCAGCCTGCTCCCATCACCTGGTTCCCATCCTCGGCAACTGCTGGATCGGAATCAAACCTGGTGATCGCGTGATCGGCCTGTCGAAGTTCTCCCGTGTGGCCGATTGGGTGTTCTCGCGCCCCCACATCCAGGAAGAAGCGGTGATGATCCTGGCCGACGAAATCGAGCGCCTGTGTGAGCCCCAGGGCCTGGCGATCCTGGTCAAAGCTCAGCACTACTGCATGAAGTGGCGCGGCGTGAAAGAGCCCCAAACCAGCATGGTGAACTCAGTTGTGCGTGGTGATTTCCGCCACGATCCCAGCCTCAAGGCCGAGTTCTTCGAGTTGGTGAAGCAACAGGAATCCCTGCTCCTGCACTGA
- a CDS encoding SDR family oxidoreductase: protein MTSSRSSPTALITGASRGIGAAAARAFAQAGYQLLLVARSSEALEALASELRSHGQRVETLALDLADPQAIAPGLAELLSRGLTPNVLINNAGAAYTGSLAEMPLERWHWLLQLNLTSVFQVCQALLPALRQQQGLIINVSSHAARNAFPEWGAYCTSKAALASFSRCLAEEERAHGIRVSTLTLGAVSTPLWDSETVHSSFDRRAMLAPERVAEALLSLAQQPASQVAEDITLMPAAGVL, encoded by the coding sequence GTGACCTCCAGCCGTTCATCCCCCACCGCCCTGATCACCGGTGCCTCGCGCGGCATCGGTGCTGCGGCAGCCAGGGCCTTTGCCCAGGCGGGCTATCAGCTGCTGCTGGTGGCCCGCTCCAGCGAGGCCCTCGAAGCCCTCGCCAGTGAGCTACGCAGCCACGGCCAACGGGTGGAAACCTTGGCCCTCGATCTGGCCGATCCTCAAGCCATCGCCCCAGGCCTCGCGGAGCTGCTCAGCCGCGGCCTCACCCCCAACGTGCTGATCAACAACGCCGGCGCGGCCTACACAGGCAGCCTCGCGGAGATGCCGCTGGAGCGCTGGCACTGGCTGCTGCAGCTCAACCTCACCAGCGTGTTCCAGGTGTGTCAGGCGCTGCTGCCGGCCCTGCGCCAGCAACAGGGCCTGATCATCAACGTGAGCAGCCACGCAGCTCGCAACGCCTTCCCCGAGTGGGGGGCGTATTGCACCAGCAAAGCAGCCCTGGCGTCGTTCAGCCGCTGCCTGGCCGAAGAGGAGCGCGCGCACGGCATCCGCGTCTCCACGCTCACGCTCGGTGCGGTTAGTACGCCCCTTTGGGACAGCGAAACGGTCCACAGTTCCTTTGATCGCCGTGCCATGCTTGCGCCAGAACGCGTGGCCGAGGCGTTGTTGTCTCTGGCCCAGCAACCTGCCTCCCAAGTCGCGGAGGACATCACCCTCATGCCCGCCGCTGGCGTTCTCTGA
- a CDS encoding acetyl-CoA carboxylase carboxyltransferase subunit alpha, whose translation MARRPLLDFEKPLVELEEQIEQIRQLAKDSEVDVSQQLLQLETLAARRREEIFSNLSPAQKIQVARHPQRPSTLDYIQVVTDEFIELHGDRRGNDDQALVGGVGRIGDQGVVLLGHQKGRDTKENVARNFGMASPGGYRKAMRLMEHADRFRLPIFSFIDTPGAYAGLTAEEQGQGEAIAVNLREMFRLRVPIVATVIGEGGSGGALGIGVADRLLMFQHSVYTVASPEACASILWRDAGKAPVAAEALKITAPDLLKLGLIDDIIAEPSGGNHWAPRQAAETLKAALLRHLGELQALSETELTNQRYAKFRAMGRFLEAGQQDASLSS comes from the coding sequence ATGGCCCGCCGTCCGCTGCTTGATTTCGAGAAACCTCTGGTGGAGCTGGAGGAGCAGATCGAGCAGATCCGCCAGCTGGCCAAGGATTCCGAAGTGGATGTGAGCCAGCAGCTGCTGCAGCTGGAAACCCTGGCGGCCCGCCGGCGCGAGGAGATCTTCAGCAACCTCAGCCCGGCCCAGAAGATCCAGGTGGCGCGCCACCCCCAGCGGCCCAGCACCCTGGATTACATCCAGGTGGTCACCGATGAGTTCATCGAGCTGCACGGCGATCGCCGCGGCAATGACGACCAGGCCCTGGTGGGCGGGGTAGGCCGCATCGGCGATCAGGGCGTGGTGCTGCTGGGCCACCAGAAGGGGCGCGACACCAAGGAAAACGTGGCCCGCAACTTCGGCATGGCCTCCCCCGGCGGCTACCGCAAGGCGATGCGGCTGATGGAGCACGCCGATCGCTTTCGCCTGCCAATCTTCTCCTTCATCGACACCCCCGGCGCCTACGCCGGCCTCACCGCGGAAGAGCAGGGCCAGGGCGAAGCCATCGCCGTGAACCTGCGCGAGATGTTCCGGCTGCGGGTGCCGATCGTGGCCACAGTGATCGGCGAGGGCGGCTCCGGCGGCGCCCTGGGCATCGGTGTTGCCGATCGCCTGCTGATGTTCCAGCACAGCGTTTACACCGTGGCCAGCCCTGAGGCCTGCGCCTCGATTCTCTGGCGCGATGCCGGCAAGGCCCCGGTGGCAGCGGAGGCCCTGAAGATCACCGCCCCGGATCTCTTGAAGCTGGGGCTGATCGACGACATCATTGCCGAGCCCTCCGGCGGCAACCACTGGGCACCGCGCCAGGCCGCTGAAACCCTCAAGGCCGCTCTTCTGCGCCACCTGGGCGAGCTCCAGGCCCTCAGCGAAACCGAACTCACCAACCAGCGCTACGCCAAGTTCCGGGCGATGGGGCGCTTCCTCGAAGCCGGCCAGCAAGACGCGAGCCTCAGCTCTTAA
- a CDS encoding long-chain acyl-[acyl-carrier-protein] reductase: MFGLIGHSSSFAQAQEKARELGLEEMAEADMLAWCSAPPQLLETFEVTSRTGKTIEGTYIDSCFVPEMLSRFKTATRKVQNAMEMAQKQGINVTALGGFTSIIFENYDLSKFQQIRNTTLEWQRFTTGNTHTAWVICQQVERNAPLLGIDLSQAKVAVVGATGDIGSAVCRWLSQKTGVGELLLVARQQQRLQDLQTSLGGGTILSLEDALPQADVVVWVASLPQTLTIDHASLRKPCLMIDGGYPKNLDAKVAGDGVHVLKGGIVEFWQDIGWQMMEVAEMDNPKRQLFACFAEAMLLEFEGIHTNFSWGRNNISLANMELIGNASLRHGFQAIGLNAAQLSRAVQGGVELAAA; encoded by the coding sequence ATGTTTGGTCTGATCGGTCACTCCAGCAGCTTCGCCCAGGCCCAGGAAAAGGCCCGCGAACTGGGACTCGAGGAGATGGCCGAAGCCGACATGCTGGCCTGGTGTTCCGCCCCGCCCCAGTTGCTGGAAACCTTTGAGGTGACCAGCCGCACCGGCAAAACGATCGAAGGCACCTACATCGACTCCTGCTTCGTGCCGGAGATGCTGAGCCGCTTCAAAACGGCCACGCGCAAGGTGCAGAACGCCATGGAGATGGCCCAGAAGCAAGGCATCAACGTGACGGCCCTGGGCGGCTTCACCTCGATCATTTTCGAGAACTACGACCTCTCGAAGTTCCAGCAGATCCGCAACACCACCCTCGAGTGGCAGCGCTTCACCACCGGCAACACCCACACCGCCTGGGTGATCTGCCAGCAGGTTGAGCGCAATGCACCGCTGCTGGGCATCGATCTGAGCCAGGCCAAGGTGGCCGTGGTGGGAGCCACCGGCGACATCGGCAGCGCCGTGTGCCGCTGGCTCAGCCAAAAAACCGGCGTGGGCGAACTGCTGCTGGTCGCCCGCCAGCAGCAGCGCCTTCAAGACCTGCAAACCTCCCTGGGCGGCGGCACGATCCTCAGCCTCGAGGACGCGCTACCCCAGGCCGATGTGGTGGTGTGGGTGGCCAGCCTCCCGCAAACCCTCACGATCGATCACGCCAGCCTGCGCAAGCCCTGCTTGATGATCGATGGCGGCTACCCCAAAAATCTCGACGCCAAGGTGGCCGGCGATGGGGTGCACGTGCTCAAGGGCGGCATCGTGGAGTTCTGGCAGGACATCGGCTGGCAAATGATGGAAGTGGCCGAGATGGACAACCCCAAGCGCCAGCTGTTCGCTTGCTTTGCCGAGGCAATGCTGCTGGAATTTGAGGGAATCCACACCAACTTCAGCTGGGGGCGCAACAACATCTCGCTGGCCAACATGGAATTGATTGGCAATGCGTCGCTGCGCCATGGATTCCAGGCCATCGGACTCAACGCTGCCCAACTGAGCCGGGCAGTCCAGGGCGGAGTGGAATTGGCGGCTGCCTGA
- a CDS encoding aldehyde oxygenase (deformylating): MATLEAPELGTETCNLPDFTTETYKDAYSRINAIVIEGEQEAHDNYIAIGTLLPDQAEELTKLARMELKHMKGFTACANNLGVTADMAFAKEFFAPLHNNFTTALEAGKVPTCLLIQALLIEAFAISAYHIYIPVADPFARKITEGVVKDEYTHLNYGQEWLKANLDSCREELEQANRDNLPLIRRMLDQVAADAAVLHMDKEDLIEDFLIAYQEALTEIGFSTREIARMAAAALVG; this comes from the coding sequence ATGGCGACCCTTGAAGCCCCGGAACTCGGCACCGAAACCTGCAACCTGCCCGACTTCACCACCGAGACCTACAAGGACGCCTACAGCCGCATCAACGCGATCGTGATCGAGGGCGAGCAGGAAGCCCACGACAACTACATCGCCATCGGCACCCTGCTGCCTGATCAGGCCGAGGAGCTCACCAAGCTGGCCCGCATGGAGCTGAAGCACATGAAGGGCTTCACCGCCTGTGCCAACAACCTGGGCGTGACGGCCGACATGGCGTTTGCCAAGGAGTTCTTCGCTCCCCTGCACAACAACTTCACCACCGCCCTCGAGGCCGGCAAGGTGCCCACCTGCCTGCTGATCCAGGCCCTGCTGATCGAAGCCTTCGCCATTTCGGCCTATCACATCTATATCCCCGTTGCCGATCCCTTCGCCCGCAAGATCACCGAGGGCGTGGTGAAAGACGAGTACACCCACCTCAACTACGGCCAGGAGTGGCTCAAGGCCAACCTGGACAGCTGCCGCGAGGAGCTCGAGCAGGCCAACCGCGACAACCTGCCCCTGATCCGCCGCATGCTCGATCAGGTGGCTGCCGATGCCGCCGTGCTGCACATGGATAAGGAAGACCTGATCGAGGATTTCCTGATCGCTTACCAAGAGGCCCTCACCGAGATCGGCTTCAGCACCCGCGAGATCGCTCGCATGGCCGCCGCCGCCCTGGTGGGCTGA